CGGAAAAGACATGGATTACCGGGTCAGTTGCCTGCCGACCCTTTTCGGTGAAAAGATTGTTCTGCGTTTGCTGGACAAGTCGAACCTGCAGCTCGACATGACCAAGCTTGGGTATGAGGAGCAACCCCTGAAATGGTTCAAGGAAGCCATTCACAAACCTTTCGGCATGGTTCTGGTGACCGGTCCGACAGGTTCGGGAAAGACCGTTTCCCTCTACAGCGCACTGGCTGAACTCAATGACAGTTCCTTGAATATCTCGACGGCTGAAGACCCGGTTGAATTCAACTTCGCGGGGATCAATCAGGTCCATATGCATGAAGAGATCGGCCTTAATTTCGCCAACGCCCTGAGATCCTTTCTGCGCCAAGACCCAGACATCATCATGATCGGCGAGATTCGGGACTTCGAAACCGCCGAAATCGGGGTCAAGGCAGCCCTCACGGGACATCTCGTGCTGTCGACCCTGCACACCAACGACGCGCCGAGCACCATCAGCCGTCTTCTCAACATGGGCATCGAACCCTTCCTGGTTGCCTCCGCAGTCAACCTGATCACGGCGCAACGCCTCGGCCGCCGGGTCTGCTCTGAGTGCAAGGTGGTCGAAGAGATTCCCAAACAGGCTCTGCTGGATGCCGGTGTTCCTCCCGAGGAGGTCGACGAGTTTGTCTGCCATCGCGGCGAAGGCTGCGCCAAGTGCAACAACACCGGCTATAAAGGCCGGGTGGGCTTCTATCAGGTCATGCCCATGTTCGAGGAGATCAGGGAATTAATCCTGGCCGGGGGCAATACGGCCGAAATTAAACGGGAATCGATGCGTCTCGGGGTAAAGACCATGCGCCAGGCGGCCCTCGCCAAGCTGAAGCAGGGAATAACCTCCTTTGAAGAGGTCCTGCGCAGCACCGTGGGGGATGATTGAAAAGCGGTGACTGGTTGCTCGTAGCTTGTGACTCAACGAGCCACGAGCCACGACCAAGCTTGGCCCAAATTTTGCTAATTTGTCCCAATGTTCTGGATCGTTTTTGGTTTTCAAGGGGGTGAAACTCAATGGTTGGAATTCGAGAACTGCTCAAGGCCATGGTCGATATGGGGGCTTCCGATCTGCATATCACCTCGGGGGCACCCCCTCAGATCAGAATAGACGGTCAGATCAAGGCTTTGCAGCATGAACCCCTGCAGCCTGCCGAGACCAAGCAGCTCTGCTACAGCATTCTGACCGACGCCCAGAAGCGGAAGTTCGAAGAAGAAAACGAGCTGGACCTGTCATTCGGTGTCAAGGGTCTGGCGCGATTTCGCGGCAACATTTACCTGCAGAGAGGCGCGCTGGCGGGCGCATTCCGGCTGATCCCCTACAAATTTCTCTCCTTCGAGGAATTGGGACTGCCGCCGGTGGTCAGAGAGCTGGCCCGGAAACCCCGCGGACTGGTTCTGGTCACTGGTCCTACCGGCAGCGGGAAGTCGACAACCCTTGCTTCAATTATCGATTTCATCAACAGCGAACGCCACGAGCACATCATCACCATCGAAGACCCCATCGAGTATATCCATCCCCATAAAAAGTGCCTGGTGAACCAACGGGAGGTGGGGGCGGATACCCAGTCCTTCAAAAAGGCACTCAAGTATATTTTGCGGCAGGATCCTGACGTGGTTTTGTTGGGCGAATTGCGTGACCTCGAAACCATCGAAGCTGCCCTGACCATTGCGGAAACCGGGCATCTCTGTTTCGCGACCCTGCACACCAACAGCTGCGTTCAGACCATCAACCGCATTGTCGACGTATTTCCCACCAACCAGCAGACCCAGGTACGCACGCAATTGTCTTTCGTTCTCGAAGGGGTTCTTTCACAAAATCTTCTGC
The genomic region above belongs to Syntrophotaleaceae bacterium and contains:
- a CDS encoding type IV pilus twitching motility protein PilT; this translates as MVGIRELLKAMVDMGASDLHITSGAPPQIRIDGQIKALQHEPLQPAETKQLCYSILTDAQKRKFEEENELDLSFGVKGLARFRGNIYLQRGALAGAFRLIPYKFLSFEELGLPPVVRELARKPRGLVLVTGPTGSGKSTTLASIIDFINSERHEHIITIEDPIEYIHPHKKCLVNQREVGADTQSFKKALKYILRQDPDVVLLGELRDLETIEAALTIAETGHLCFATLHTNSCVQTINRIVDVFPTNQQTQVRTQLSFVLEGVLSQNLLPKGQGRGRVLALEVMVPNMAIRSLIRDDKVHQIYSQMQMGQEKFGMQTMNQSLFTLYHKKLISLDTAMSRSSDPDELKQMIANPAAVLRRQVNVGVQKA
- the pilB gene encoding type IV-A pilus assembly ATPase PilB; this encodes MTSNRLGELLVRNQLISSKQLTDALTDQKAHGGRLGSSLIKLGFVKEEELSAFLSKQYGVPSINLAEFDVDLEVIRQIPAEIAQRYQIVPINRAGSTLIVAMNDPSNIFAIDDIKFMTGFNVEVVVATESSIKHAIDKYYDQSASLADVMGDLEDIDLEVVEDQDDVDVGALAKATEDAPVVKLVNLILTDAIKKKASDIHIEPYEKSFRVRYRIDGVLYEVMKPPMKLRAAITSRIKIMSEMDIAERRLPQDGRIKIKLPGGKDMDYRVSCLPTLFGEKIVLRLLDKSNLQLDMTKLGYEEQPLKWFKEAIHKPFGMVLVTGPTGSGKTVSLYSALAELNDSSLNISTAEDPVEFNFAGINQVHMHEEIGLNFANALRSFLRQDPDIIMIGEIRDFETAEIGVKAALTGHLVLSTLHTNDAPSTISRLLNMGIEPFLVASAVNLITAQRLGRRVCSECKVVEEIPKQALLDAGVPPEEVDEFVCHRGEGCAKCNNTGYKGRVGFYQVMPMFEEIRELILAGGNTAEIKRESMRLGVKTMRQAALAKLKQGITSFEEVLRSTVGDD